The DNA segment GATCATCTCGGTTATGCTGGCAGTGAGCAATGTGCCTGCGGCAGTAGTTTGGTACCAAAAGGCGCTTGGTGCAAATCTGTTGTGGAGCTTAGGTTCAGTGGCAGGCCTGGAGGTGGCGGGTGCCACTTTTTTCCTGGGGGAACCCGCTAATAACGGCTGGGAGAGTCCTGCCCAATTGGGTATTACAACAACACGGATAGAGGTATTTTGCGATGACCCAGACACATTTATTGAACGTGCCGTGCAGGCAGGAGCCAATGGTAGCCGGGACCCTGTTAGAAATCATGAAGCTCCCTGGGGCACTCACAGGCAAGGAGGTTTTATTGATCCGTTTGGACATATATGGCTGGTTGGCGACAGGTCGCCTTTAAACAGGTTTCCGTAACTGACTGTAACCCCCACCCCAAAGTGGTACGATTTTTTCTTACCATTGCCCAGAAAACTCCACCAACCTTATGATCCGGGTAATGATCATTGATGATGAACCGGCTATCCGTAAAGATACCCAGTCCCTGCTGCAGCAACAGCCGGATTTTGTGGTAGTAGCCGCCTGCGGTAGTGTACAGGAAGCCAACATCATCATCCCGGCTACACAGCCCGACCTGCTCCTGCTCGATATACAATTACTCGACGGCACCGGCTTCGATATCCTCCAGTCCCTGCAATCGCCCTGCAAAGTTATCTTTATCACCGCTTATCATGATTATGCCCTCAAGGCTATTAAATACGGGGCGCTCGACTACCTTCTGAAGCCCCTCGATGAAGAAGAGCTCAAAGCAGCCCTTGAAAAAGTACGCCAATCCGGTATCAGCCAGCCGCAGCCCGACCAGCTTGCCATCGCACGACAGTCGTTCCAGCAGGGCGGACTACACAACCGCATCGTGCTGCGCTCCCAGCAATACCTGAAAGTAGTGCCCTTCGAAGAGATCATTTACTGCCACAGCGATACCGGCTATACCACGTTCTTTCTCACCGGCGACCGAAAGATCGTGGTATCCAAATCCATTAAGGAATACGAAGAGTTGCTGCCGGCCTATTTTATGCGTCCGCACCAGTCCTACCTCGTCAACCACCATTTTATTGATACCTATCATAAAGACGGATACCTCGTATTGAGGAACAATACCGAAATACCCGTATCCACCCGTCGCAAAGATTTTGTCATTGAATACCTCACCGGTGTTCGCTAATGCCATTATAACCCTTATGAATATATTTCGCACCATCATTGCCTCCATTGGTCTATGCCTGTTGGCGGCCGCCTGCCGTAATGCCTCCTACCCAACACCGCCGGCATCCCGGCAGGCGGCAGCAGATTCATTGGTCAAGTTCATGTACGCCACCATCAACCCGCACTTCGTTGACGAAAATGTATCCGCCTCCCGCAGGATCCTCGACAGCCTGGCTCCTGTTGTAAAACAATATGATCATTACTCCTTTACCTGTGCCTGGCTGCGCTTTATGGGCATGCAATACCTGCTGGAGAAAAAATACGACAGCTCACTGATCAATTATCGGCAGGCGCTGGCCATAGCTACTGAGAAAGACACCACCCTTAAGCAAGTGGTGGCCGCCAAAACCCAGCTCTCTGAACTGTTTAAGGAAAGAAAACAGCTTGATTCAGCACTTGTTTATGCCAGGGAGGCGTATTACCTCGCCAAGAAGGTAGACACCAGCGGACTACCGATGATCCTCCTGAAATTAACTACTGTTTATTTTGATATCGGTGATATGGCGGCATTGCGCAATTATCTCTTTGAAGGTTTTAGATTAAGCGCCAATAAACCCAAATACCGCCTGGCCTTTGCCAACAATATTGCCACTTATTATGATAATCTCAGGGAAACAGACTCCTCCCTGCAGTTTTATAAAGATTTTGTAGAGAACGATTCCAGCTTATCCAACTCCTGGTACGACGCCATAAAATACGAGAACTTTGGTATCCAGCTTACGCGGAAAGACAAGCTGGAAGAAGGTTTGCAATACCAGCTCAAAGCTTTAGCGATCAACCGCAAATTGGACCGGCTGGATGGCGCCACCCTGTTTAATACCGCCGTAACTTATAGTAAGCTGCACCGGTTCGACACGGCAGCCACCTACCTCGATCAGGCCCTGGAACTTGCCACGAAAGAAAAAGACCTGGAGACGATTACCTCCATCTGGCGACGCAGGTCCAGCAACCTCAGCATGCAGCAACGCTACCGCGAAGCACTCGATGCACTCGATTCTTCCTATACCCATTATGAACTGGAAGTAGATTCTTCACTGGCCACCAAAGCCCGCGAACTGGAAACACAGTACGCCGTGAAAGCGAAAGATGATGAAATACACACACTGGCTTTCTCCAACGAGGCCAACCGGAAGATTGGCCGGCAACAGCAATGGATCATTATAATCCTCGCCAGTGCCTTTGCATTACTCGGCATTCTGGGCTTTATGTTCTGGCGCCGCCGGAAGCTCGCGGAGAAGTTAAAACAAACATCCCTCGAACAGCGGCTGTTGCGCAGCCAGATGGAACCGCATTTTATTTTCAATACTTTGTCCGTATTGCAAAGCTTTATACGGAACAACGAAGGCGAAAAAGCGATCCGTTACCTCAACCAGTTTGCCAGACTGCTGCGGGTTACACTCGAAAATTCACGGGAAAGCTTTGTCCCTCTGAAAGAGGAAGTAACTGCGCTGGAAAACTACCTGAGCCTGCAGGCGATGCGGTTTGAAGGAAGCTTTGATTACCACGTTCATGTATATGACGGGTACGAAGAAGATGAACTTATGATACCCCCCATGCTCCTGCAGCCCTTTGTTGAAAATGCCATCCTGCATGGTATGAAACAGCTTAACCGCAAAGGACATATAGAAGTGACCATCTCCAGGGAACTGCATGTGTTGCGTTGTGTGATTGATGATAACGGAGCAGGTATACAAGCATCCCCGGTTCCGCCACAGAAGCGCTCGCTATCTACCATGATCACGCAGGAAAGACTGGCCATCCTCAGCAGGCAAACCAGGCAACCCGCCAGCATCTCCATTATAGATAAAAGCCAGGAACAATCTCCCGGCACCCGCGTGGTGCTCCACATTCCCTTCCGGAAAACGTTACCATTCAGCGGATCGCGTGAAAAAGCCAGCGAATTTTAAAAAGGTACAGGCGTTTCTGAATTCTCCGTTTTTTCGCTTTTGTGCTGTGGTATGTTTGCTTTATCAATCAACCACAAAACGCAAATATGAAAAAACACACGCTCAGCCTGCTGCTCGCTATCTGCATGATGGTTTTCTACTCCTGCAGCTCCGGTGGCGGCAAAGCCTTTGAAACAACGGAGGGAATGGCGGATATCACCGGCCAGCTCGACGATGAATTTGGAAAAGATGCCAGTTACACCAGCGTAATTCTCAGCTATCATAAAGACATTGGTACGATGGTCTCAGCTACCGGCACCAAGGACCCGGCTTCCAAAAAACTGATCGAAAAACATAGAGCCAATAAAGGTTGGGAAGACCGTTCAGAGATCACCCTCGAAATTGAAGGGGATGCCAAACCGTCTGACTTCATGTTTACCCTGAAAGATGTAGACAACCTGAAGAAGGTACCTGAGATGGTGAAACTGTCCGTAGACAAGATAAAGAAAGAGAAGAATTTTGATGTAGTGGTAGAGAGCGTGAATGTGAGTGCGCCAAGCAGGATCAATAGCCCTGAAGATAAACTACGCTACCTGATCAATTGCGCGCCTCCCAATGGCGGCACGAAGTTTACCATGATCTTCGACAATACCGGGAATTTCCAAAAGATGTTGTACTAATCTTGCCCATACAGCCAGGTATACAGCCAAAGTATAGCCGTAAAATTTTTACCCCCTACAGCCCTGCCGCTTTTTTAAAGCTTAAATCCTTCCAATTATGACCTTACAACTCTCCGGTGCAACTCCTACTGTCAATGAGCTGCACACCATCATCAAAAAGCACCTCGACGGAAAATACACCTGTGATGTGGTGCACGACCGCTGGTCGCTCAATTTTTCCGGGCCTAAACAATGTGTGCTGATCAAAAAATCGGGCATGATCGGCGTGGGCGTTTTTGTGAACGAAAAAAAGAAAATCGTTGATGTAGACGGCATTGTTCCCAACCAGATCCTGGACAGGGTGGTTTTTGGCAACTTTATCACCCGGTTACTGCTGGTATCTTCCTGGAACAAACTGGAAGCAGAAGTAGCCGATGTACTAAACGAAAAATTATCCTGATACCCTATCTCCCCGAACCGGTATGTTTTCCTTTTTTAGAAAGAAAGAAAAGCCCCTGGCTCCAACGCATGATTTCGCCTCACTTATCAACAGGCGGGCAGAAGATTTCAGGGCTTTCTATGCAGAACGGTTCGGGGAAAAGCTTAACTACCAGTACAAGAGTCTGTACCTTATAGATACCATCGTTGGGGAAGCCCGTGTGAGCGCCGCCACCATTGACCGAAAACAATGGCTGGCGACGCATGCGGGCGCTTATGTATACCGCGTTGCTTCTTTAAGGCTGGCGCATTTCCAGTACCTGTGGTATCACCCACTTGATCAGCCGATGATGGTAGTAGGCATGCCGGATTACCGGATCACTTTATTGGGCCAACAGGCCGTACAACAACGGCTGGAAGCCATATTTGAACCAACCCTGTATCAACTCTACACCAATTTTGAGCATGCCCTGGTATATGCAAAGCCGGGTGATGACCTCTTATTTGTCTAAAGATTATATAACCGGCAGGCAACTTCCCAACAGATATGGTCAATCTGTATGGTATGGATTTTGCCTTCCAACACAAACCATTAGTCATGAATCAAAACGCCATTGAGCAATATTTACAGTCGCTGAAAGCCATGGGGTTGAGCGACGAAGCGATCGCTATGTACCGCCAGCAGATGGAACAATCCATGCAGCTTTCCAGCCAGTGGGCCAGTCAACTGAACCAGTTTGGCCAAAACATCCAGCAGTTCAATGCGATGTTTACCGGCGATAACAGCGATGACAACGCTCCCGCCGATGCGCAGACCCTCCTGCTTAACCCCGACAGCACACTCACACCCGAAGAACAATGGGCCATCGCCTGTGGCGCTGATCTTGCCCTGTTGAACGGGCAATACCTCAATGATCTTACTACCGGCTTTACAAAACAGGAATGCCGGGAGCTGCTCTCCGAATGGTGGGATATTGACAGCAAAGAAGAAGTGCTCGATATGATCAACTGGTTGTTCCAGGAAGGCCACCGTATACAATATGATATCATCTGGCAGGCCATGAATGCGGTCTCTATCAAGGAAAGCAAGGCCTTTCTGCGGGAACATGTGGTGGCCAATCAAATGGAAGAAGAAGCTGCCATGCAACGTCTTCGCAATATGCGCGACGCCATCGAACTTTTCCAGCAACATGAATTGATCGGCAAAGGCACGCAGCCTGAAATGCTGATCTGGGATTATGCGCGCATCATCAATCTTTCCAGGGGCAGTTTTGATGCCGGCTATCTCTCCCGCGAAGAAGCCCTCGACATTATCCTGCGCTGCGTGGAACCCATCCGGAAAATGTATACTTCCTGGAAACAACTATCGGTTTCCTACCAGTTTGCCCGCTGTGTCTGGAACGGGGTTGATGAAGACATATTTGAAGACATGATGGCTGGTATGGAGGTATTGCTTACCGATCCCAATAGCCCCTGGGTGAAAATGCCGTGGTGAGATAAATGGCTCGTCAAGAAGGGATTCACATAATGAACAGGCTTTCAATCATTTCCGTTTATGGAAAAAATTTAGAAAAAAGTGAACCTTTTCAAAACTCGTTCAAAGCATGTGTCAACCATGTGTGAAACATGTGTCTTTCATTGGAGAAAGTACCCTTTTGACACATGGTTGGCACAAGGATGACACAAGGTTTATAGAAGGATAGCGCCGGGAAGCTGCTATTTGACGGGGGTCGCAGCCAACTCTTTTCTGATGACCGGCGCGACCTGTGTACCAAACAGCTCAATGGAACGCATCATTTGTTTGTGCGGTACTGAACCCACACTCATCTGTGCCAGAAAACGGGTATTGTGGAAGAGTTCATACTGATACATGATCTTATCAATGATCTCCTGTGGACTGCCTACCAGCAAAGAACCACGTTTACCACGCATGACTTCAAACTGTCCGCGTGACATGGGGCCCCATCCTCTTTCCCGACCTATCCGGCTCATAATATCCGCATAAGAAGGAAAGAATACATCGGCAGCCTGCTGTGAAGTGTCTGCAATAAACACATGCGAATTAATACTTACCTGCAACGTTTCCGGGCTGTGCCCGGCCTGTTGCGCAGTATCCCTGTAAAGCTGTATCAGTGGCGCAAAGCGATGCGGTTCACCACCAATAATGGCCAGGGCCAGTGGTACGCCAAGGTTTCCTGCACGCATAATGGATTCGGGCGTACCGCCTACAGCTATCCAGATGGACAGTTTATCCCGGTATGGACGGGGATATACACCAAGATTATTGATAGCAGGCCGATGCTTCCCCTTCCAGGTGATCTTCTCTTTTTCATTCAGTTTAAGCAACAGGTCCAGCTTTTCGGTAAACAGTTCATCATAATCCCTGAGATCATATCCAAAAAGCGGAAATGATTCTATAAAGGAGCCGCGGCCCGCCATTATCTCGGCCCTGCCGCCCGACAGCAGGTCAAGGGTAGCAAAATCCTGGAACACACGCACAGGATCATCTGAACTTAAAACGGTCACGGCGCTGGAAAGCTTTAAGCGCTTTGTTCTGGCAGCAGCGGCGGCCAATACCACAGCAGGAGAAGAAACCAGGTATTCTACACGATGATGTTCTCCTATCGCAAATACATCCAGCCCTACCTGTTCGGTAAGCTCCACTTCTTCCAGGAGGTCTTGCATACGCTGGTAAGCACTGATCATTTTGCCTGTTACCGGATCGGGGAGATTATCTACGAATGTGCAAATACCTAATTCCATAGTTTTTATATTGACTGCTGCTGAGGTGCTGTAATAACACCTGTAGCGCTAAATTGTTATGCCAGTAGTGTTGCTATTAATAATAAATGGAGCCATAAAGACTCCATCTATTTGTTTTTATCAATAAGCCGACGATAAAACTTTTATGATGCAACTGCATTTATTTGGTTGCGACCTTTAATTAATTAACGCTTCAAGCTGTATTTTGTTCGCACCCATTTGCCACCTCTCTACAAAGATGTTGATTCTTATAGGATTACACTTCCCTTCGCAGCACTTCCAACGGCGGCCTGTTCACCACACTGCGGCTGTTAAAGATCCCTATGAGAATGGTAAGCAGCGAAATGGCCACAAACAGGATAATAACCGGCCACCAATCGGGTGAGAAAGGTGTTTTAAAGCTATAGCGCGCCAGCGCCCAGCTACCCGCCAGTGATAAAAGGATGCCGGTAGCAGCTGCCAGTGCTCCCAGGAAGAAATATTCCAGGGCAGTGATGGCCAGTATCTGCCTACGGCTGGCGCCCAGTGTGCGCAACAGCACACTTTCCTGCATACGCTGGTATTTGCTGATGAGTACGGAAGCAATGAGCACAATTAATCCCGTGATAATGCTAAAGCCGGCCATAAAACGAATCACAAAACCGATCTGGCTGAGCACATCATCCAGCACTTTTAATATCAGGTGCAGGTCAATGATGGAAATATTGGGATAATGGCGCACAACGGCCTGCTGAAAACGGGCTGATACTTCCGGTGAAGGTACCCGTGTAATGAGCACATGGAATTGCGGAGCAGGTTCCAGCACACCCGGCGGAAACACTACCCGGAAATTGGTTTGCACCCGTTGCCAGTCTACCTTCCGCATACTGCCGATCACTGTTGGCACCAGCGTGCCTTGTACATTGAAGAGTATGCTGTCTCCCATCTTTACATTGATGCGTTGCGCATATTGCTCTTCCATGGAGATCGGCACTACCTCGCCGGGAAACTTAACAGGACCCGAAAGCTTGCCGGCCGTCAGCTTTTCAGAGTCGGTAAGCGAATCCCGGTAGGTAACACGGAACTCCCATTCAAAAGCACGTTCTGATATTTTGGAAGCGGTATCTTTTCTAACGTCTGCAGCGGTCTTTCCATTAATGGCTTCAATACGCATGGTAACGATAGGCACCTGTTGCAGAACAGGCAACTGATATTGTTTCGCCAAAGCAGCTACCGAATCTTTCTGGCTACTTTGGATATCGAACAGTACCATATTGGGCTGACTGCCGCTACCAGTGAGGCTGACGCGATTGATGAGCATGCTTTGAATAAAATACAGCGTGCTGATGAAGAGTGCTCCTAACCCGATGGTAGTGATGAGAATGATCGTTTGATTATTGGGACGATAGAGGTTGGCAAAGCCTTGTCGCCACAGGTAGCTCCAGGAAGCAGGGAAGAAGCGACGAACGAGCCACATAAGGAGTCGCGCAATCCCTGCCAGCACCAGGAAGGCCGTGAGTATGCTGATGGTAAACACGATGGCCTGCATCCAGCTATGTACCTGCCACCAGGTAAACACTACAATGAAAGAAAGAATGAGGATATACACCAGCCATTTGAGCGGATCGCGGAAAGAACGTGTAGGCTCAAAGGATAACCGGAGCGTATACAAGGGCGATACATTACGGACCGAAAGCAATGGCAGCAGTCCAAAGAGCGCTGCTATAATGGCGCCGAGGGCAATGCCCTTTCCGATGGATGGCCAGGAGATGCCGGCCGTTATTTCAATGGGTAGGAAGTCTTCCAGTACCGTGGGCAATACCTGCTGAATGAGCGTACCAACGATGGCGCCCAGTATAGATCCGATGATACCAATACCCACAATCTGAATAAGGTAAATAAGAAATGCCTGGCCAGAGTTTACACCCAAACAGCGGAGGATGGCAATAGAGCTGATCTTTTCCCGTATATAAATATGAATGGCGCTGGCTACACCAATGCAACCCAGTAACAGGGCAATAAAACTGATGAGGGTAAGAAACTCATTCACGTCTTCAAAAGAGCGGCCGGTATTTCTTTTGCGCTCTTCCACCGTATCGTAATCGAGCCCTGCCTTTTCAAGACGGCCTTCTATAGATTCTACTGTTGTGGGTACCTGTGATGGATGGTTGTATTTATAATAGAAGTTAACACCTACACGGCTGCCTCTTTGTATGAGCCCCGTTTGATCCAGGTATTTCAGGGGAATATAGACGGGCGGCGCTACAGTGGTGGAGAGGCCTGTGCGGCCCGGTGCTTTATTGAGTGTTCCTGCAATGGCAAATGACACATCACCAATCAGTATGGAGTCGCCCACCTTTGCATTGAACTGCAACATAAGGGTTTTATCTACCAGCGCCTGCTGTTGTGCCCGGAATCTTTTGCCGGCTGCAACAGGCGTGGTTTCCAGGGCTCCATAATACGGGAAATCTCCCTGCAGTGCGCGGACCTGTACGAGGCGGGTTCCCTGGCTTTTGGTGAAATAGATCATCGAAGCGAATGTGCGCTCTTCAGACCGTTGGTCGCCCAATGAATCCAGTAAGGGACGGATGTTCTTATTGATGGGCTTGTTGCTTTCTATTACAAGATCGGCGCCAACAAGGGTCTGCGCCTGTTTGTCAATGTCTTTACGCACATTATCGCCCAGGGAAAAGGTAGCAACGAGGGCAGCAATACCCAATATGATAGAGGAGATGAAGAGCAGCAGGCGGGAACGGTTGCGGCGGCTATCCCGCCAGGCCATCAGGAGGAGCCACCTCAGATTGAGCTTCTTTTTATAGATAAATCTTTCTCTATCCATTATTTGAATTTCAGAATTTGAACATTACTCCGAAGGAGTCCTTCGGACTGGTTTCAGGATGCCTTAATTCCGTTCATCGCCCACAAGGTGGCCACCTTTAATCCTGATGATCCGTTTTGTTTGGGCGGCCAGTTCCAGGTTGTGGGTAACAATAATGAGGGTAGTACCCGCTTCCTGGTTAAGGTCAAAGAGCAGCTTGATGACTTTATCACTCGTCTCCGCATCGAGGTTACCGGTAGGTTCATCGGCAAACAATATGCGGGGATTGTTGGAGAAGGCGCGGGCCAGCGACACACGCTGCTGTTCGCCACCTGAAAGCTGCGTAGGGTAATGGTGTATGCGATCGGCCAGACCTACTTTGTCCAGCAGCTCAACAGCGCGTGGGCGTATATTCTTTTCGCCCCGCAATTCCAGTGGCACCATCACATTTTCGAGGGCGGTCAGGGTGGGCAATAGCTGGAAATTCTGGAAAATGAACCCTACATAGCGGTTGCGCACCTGTGCACGTTCGTCCTCACTTAGCTCATTGAGCCGGATATTATTGAGTTCCACAGCCCCGTTACTGGCACGGTCGAGGCCAGCGCATAGGCCAAGCAGGGTGGTTTTTCCACTGCCGGAAGGCCCCACAATGGATAGAGTAGACCCTGCTTCCACAGAAAAGTTAATATCATTCAATACCTGCAGGGTATGGCCGCCACCCTGGTAAGTTTTGCTTAAATTCCGGATATTCAGAATAGTCTCCATAAGTTTGTTTATATAGTCGTGCCTGCCAGATTTATATTACTGTTGGAATACAAAATTTACAGGCATTGTTATTGAGGAATCACTGTGGGCTCTGAAAATACACCATTAAACGAACATAAAAGAGCAGTACATGTTTAACGGAATCCTAATTCGGGCGATAAATTATTATATGTTGAAAATATTGCTGATAAGCGGTTTTACGGGTATGCTGGCATTCGCGGGCTGTAAGGACAAACCGGCCGCAAAGGATACTACCGGCCCTGCTTCCTCAAAAACAACGGAAGCTACTGCCCCAGCGGCTCCCGACTCAGCCAAACACATTGTGTTTTTTGGGAATAGCCTTACAGCAGGTTATGGCCTGGACCCTTCGGAAGCATTTCCCGCTGTGATACAGGAAAAGATAGATTCGTTGAAACTGCCTTATAAGGTAGTCAATGCCGGGCTGAGTGGTGAAACTACAGCGGGCGGCAAAGGCCGGATTGACTGGCTGTTGCAGCAGCCGCTGGATGTGTTTGTACTGGAACTGGGCGGTAATGATGGATTGCGTGGTATACCTGTAAGTGAGACCGGCAAGAATTTACAAGACATTATTGACCGGGTAAAAGCAAAATACCCCCAGGCCAAAATACTACTGGCAGGCATGCAGGTACCACCCAATATGGGCAGCAAGTATGCCGGCGAGTTCAGGGCAGTGTTCCGTTCGCTGGCCGACAAGAATAAGCTCCCACTAGTACCCTTTCTACTGGAAGGGGTGGGTGGCATTCCGGAGCTGAACCAGCCGGATGGTATTCATCCTACCGCACGGGGGCATAAGATCGTGGCAGAGAATGTGTGGGAAATGCTGAAGGTGATGCTATGATATGGGTGTCATCCCGCAGGAATAAGGCAATAGAGAAACACCCTTTTAGAGCCCTTTGGCTACAAATACAAAGAAACCGGTTGGTTACACAACTATTTTTCTTTCCCCACCGCTAATAGCATAAAATCCACATTTGTCCACGGCTGATTGCCGTTCCGAATACATGCTTAGATTTGCCGCTACACCATTTGTGAATGACGCATCCGTTTTTTACCTATCAGAAATTCATTAAGGATACTGTGACGCTGAAGTTGTTGCGAACCGGTAACGCGTCGTTGATCCTCAGCTTTTTACATACTGCTTTCAAAGATGCTGATAAGATCTATATCAGCAATGCCGACCTGATCCAGCACCTGGCCAATTACCTGCAAGAGATTGATTATACAGATGCTGACCAGGAAACAGCGGTGCGCGAGCTGGGCTATTCGTATGAAGACAAAGCCCGCAGTTATATTAACCGCTGGACAGATGAGGCCTACCTGCACAATTTTATAGATGATGGCAGCAAGCAGGTGATGTATCAACTGAGCCGGCATACGGTAAAGGCTTTCCAGATATATGATCTTTTACAGGAAAGAGAATTTGTAGGAACGGAAAGCAAGTTTGAGGACCTGTTCCGCAAGTTGCAGGAACTGGTAACGAACAGCAACAGCAATCCTGATGAGCGCATTCTACAGTTAGAAAAAGAGAAGAAGGAGCTGCAGCAACAGATCAATGAAATACGCCGCAGCAATACTGCCGCCACTTTTGAAGGCTACCAGGTAAAGAGCCGCTGGGAAGAGATTGTGCGATTGAGCAATGAGTTGACTGGTGACTTCAAGGAAGTAGAGGATAATTTCAAGAATATTTACCGGCAGATCAGCCTGGAACATGCAGACGCAAAGCTGACCAAGGGCCAGTTACTGAAGCTGACTTTTGATGCATTGGATGAATTAAGGAATAATGATCAAGGCAAGAGCTTTTATGCCTTCTGGATGTTTTTGATGAATGATGAGAAGCAGGAAGAACTGAACCAGTTGACCGATGCCGTGTACCGGGTGCTGGAAACACACCAGGTGACAACAGAACATCAAAGTCTGCGCAAGCTGAAAACGCGGCTGCACTATGCCGCCAGGAAGGTGCTGGATACGAATGAGCTGCTGGGCTATAAACTGAGCAGGATCGTAGCAGAAAAAGAACAGGCAGATAGAAGAGCTTTAAAGGAAACCCTGCAACAGATCTTCCAGATGGCCATCCAGCGCATTGAAAAGCCGGTACCAGAAAGGGCCTTTTATATTACCGTAGATGACCGTCCGGAAATTAAGATGCCGCTGGAAAGAAAGCCTGGCGAGAAACCGGTAGAAAGCAAGTTTGATGCAGCACCCAAAGTAGCCACCCTGCAACTGGATGCAGCAACAGCATTGAATGGATTGTATGGTGATGAGATGATTGACAAAGGTTTGTTGCTGCAAAACATACAGGCACTGTTGAAAAAACAGTCGCAGGTGACTTTGAAGCAGGTAGTGGAAACCTATCCGTTGAAAAAAGGGCTGGCCGAGTTGCTGGCTTATATTACGCTGATACAACAGTATGACAAGCATGCCGTGAGCGATGAGGCAACAGAAGACATCCTGTTCGATGCAGCGCAGAAGAAACATTTACGCTTACCTCAAATTATATTCAATAAATGAGTGTGACATTACTACCCTATGCCAGGGCCATTGTGCAATTGCTGAGAGGCCCGGTATATAGTGATGACCAGGAATACTGGAACAGCCTGCTGAAATACCAGGTGGAAATTACCCAGCATTTTAGCGGGCTGGGGCTGGATACGGTGATCCAGAAAGAAGATGGCTATGCTTTTATCCGGCAGGCAGAGTTGGATGATAAAGGCACAACGATTGGTTTGATCAGCCGCCGGCCATTGACGTATGAAGTGAGCCTGTTGTGTGTGCTGCTGCGCAAGCTGCTGGACGATTTTGAGATCAGCAATACCGATAATAAACGTTTTTACCTGAAGCGAAAGCAACTACGGGCCGAGCTGGAAACTTTTTTCAAAGAAAAGAGCAATAAGGTAAAGCTGCTGAAGGACCTGGACAGTTATATTAACCAGGTGCTGGACCTGGGTTATATCAAGGTAACGGAAAATGATGAGCAATACCGGGATGAGGATACGTTTGAAGTGCGCACGATCATCAAGGCGCGGTTTAGCAATGATGTATGCCTGGATTTTTTAAATCAACTGAAAGAAGATGTTAAGTCTGTTTAGTACTGATAGCGGCAAGGCTGGTTTCCGTTTGCATAAGATGCAATTGTACAACTGGGGCACGTTTGACGGCTCCATTTATACGATCAGCCCGGAAAGTGAAAACAGTTTGCTGACGGGCGCCAATGGAAGTGGCAAGACCACACTGGTGCATGCCATGCTTACTTTACTGGCAGCGGAACGCCGGATGCGTTCTTTTAACCAAAGCGCTGAAGGGA comes from the Paraflavitalea devenefica genome and includes:
- a CDS encoding VOC family protein; its protein translation is MKKENNPEIKNGSLIISVMLAVSNVPAAVVWYQKALGANLLWSLGSVAGLEVAGATFFLGEPANNGWESPAQLGITTTRIEVFCDDPDTFIERAVQAGANGSRDPVRNHEAPWGTHRQGGFIDPFGHIWLVGDRSPLNRFP
- a CDS encoding LytR/AlgR family response regulator transcription factor, encoding MIRVMIIDDEPAIRKDTQSLLQQQPDFVVVAACGSVQEANIIIPATQPDLLLLDIQLLDGTGFDILQSLQSPCKVIFITAYHDYALKAIKYGALDYLLKPLDEEELKAALEKVRQSGISQPQPDQLAIARQSFQQGGLHNRIVLRSQQYLKVVPFEEIIYCHSDTGYTTFFLTGDRKIVVSKSIKEYEELLPAYFMRPHQSYLVNHHFIDTYHKDGYLVLRNNTEIPVSTRRKDFVIEYLTGVR
- a CDS encoding histidine kinase, coding for MNIFRTIIASIGLCLLAAACRNASYPTPPASRQAAADSLVKFMYATINPHFVDENVSASRRILDSLAPVVKQYDHYSFTCAWLRFMGMQYLLEKKYDSSLINYRQALAIATEKDTTLKQVVAAKTQLSELFKERKQLDSALVYAREAYYLAKKVDTSGLPMILLKLTTVYFDIGDMAALRNYLFEGFRLSANKPKYRLAFANNIATYYDNLRETDSSLQFYKDFVENDSSLSNSWYDAIKYENFGIQLTRKDKLEEGLQYQLKALAINRKLDRLDGATLFNTAVTYSKLHRFDTAATYLDQALELATKEKDLETITSIWRRRSSNLSMQQRYREALDALDSSYTHYELEVDSSLATKARELETQYAVKAKDDEIHTLAFSNEANRKIGRQQQWIIIILASAFALLGILGFMFWRRRKLAEKLKQTSLEQRLLRSQMEPHFIFNTLSVLQSFIRNNEGEKAIRYLNQFARLLRVTLENSRESFVPLKEEVTALENYLSLQAMRFEGSFDYHVHVYDGYEEDELMIPPMLLQPFVENAILHGMKQLNRKGHIEVTISRELHVLRCVIDDNGAGIQASPVPPQKRSLSTMITQERLAILSRQTRQPASISIIDKSQEQSPGTRVVLHIPFRKTLPFSGSREKASEF
- a CDS encoding DUF1266 domain-containing protein, translated to MNQNAIEQYLQSLKAMGLSDEAIAMYRQQMEQSMQLSSQWASQLNQFGQNIQQFNAMFTGDNSDDNAPADAQTLLLNPDSTLTPEEQWAIACGADLALLNGQYLNDLTTGFTKQECRELLSEWWDIDSKEEVLDMINWLFQEGHRIQYDIIWQAMNAVSIKESKAFLREHVVANQMEEEAAMQRLRNMRDAIELFQQHELIGKGTQPEMLIWDYARIINLSRGSFDAGYLSREEALDIILRCVEPIRKMYTSWKQLSVSYQFARCVWNGVDEDIFEDMMAGMEVLLTDPNSPWVKMPW
- a CDS encoding LLM class flavin-dependent oxidoreductase; the encoded protein is MELGICTFVDNLPDPVTGKMISAYQRMQDLLEEVELTEQVGLDVFAIGEHHRVEYLVSSPAVVLAAAAARTKRLKLSSAVTVLSSDDPVRVFQDFATLDLLSGGRAEIMAGRGSFIESFPLFGYDLRDYDELFTEKLDLLLKLNEKEKITWKGKHRPAINNLGVYPRPYRDKLSIWIAVGGTPESIMRAGNLGVPLALAIIGGEPHRFAPLIQLYRDTAQQAGHSPETLQVSINSHVFIADTSQQAADVFFPSYADIMSRIGRERGWGPMSRGQFEVMRGKRGSLLVGSPQEIIDKIMYQYELFHNTRFLAQMSVGSVPHKQMMRSIELFGTQVAPVIRKELAATPVK